The DNA segment TTTTGAGCAATTGAGCTAAAAATTGAACCAAATGGTTGAAGAGCCATATCTTTAAAAGCTCTTGTTGGACCATGGTACTGTTCATTTACATATAAATCATCTTTAACTTTTACAACTGGACTTGGATTTGATGGATTATCAAAATTGTCATATAAATCTAATGCTTTTTTAATTTCATTATCTTCAATATCTATTTCAAAAGCTTTTAAAATGTCAAAAGCAAGTTCTTTATAACTTTTGTTAATATGGTTTTCAATAAAGTTATCTCCTAAATTTGGAAGATTTTTTGGCACATATAATCCTCCAAATGAGCTACTTGGATTTAAAATAGCTTCACTAAAGCTAACTTCTAATGGTTTTATTCCATCATTTCCTCTAGTTTCTATAAAATTCATTACATAATTCCTTTAGTTGTTTAATAATTTTTGAATATCAATACCATTGTTTGGATTATCAGCTCTTATAAACTGAGTACCAATACCATCACTTGTGAATAATTCTAATAAAATAGAATGTTCAACTCTTCCATCTATAATATGAGCTTTATTTACGCCATTATGAATAGCTTCGATACATGAATCAACTTTTGGAATCATTCCTCCAGCAATTGTTCCATCTTTTTTGAACATCTCAACATTTGATTTATCTAAAGTTTGAATTAATTCTCCATTTTTGTTTAGTACACCAATTGTGTCAGTTAGGAATATAACTTTTTGTGCTTTTAACGCCATTGCAATTTCACAAGCTGCAACATCAGCGTTTATATTATACCCAGGGTGGTTAGGCTCATCTCCGTTTGCTATAGGTGCAATTACAGGAATAAAACCTTCTTTAATTAGATTATTTATTAGTTCACCATTTACTTCTGTAATATCTCCAGTGTATCCAAACTTTCCACCATCTTTTGGAACAGCTTTTATGATACTACTATCTTTACCAGATATTCCTATTGCCTTTGCTCCATGAAAGTTTAGTAATGAAGCTATATTTTTATTTATTTCTCCACTTAAAACCATTTCAACAACTCTCATACTCTCTTTACAAGTAACTCTATATCCATCAACAAAAGATGATGGGATTTCAAGTTTGTTTAAAAGTTCTGTAATTCTAGCTCCACCGCCGTGAACAACCACTGGTTTTATTCCAAGAAGAGTTAGTAAAACTATATCTTGAGCAAATTTTTCTTTTAAATCATCACTTGTTTGAGCTGAACCACCATATTTAATAACGATAATCTTTCCATAAAATTTTTTGAAATATGGAATAGCATCAATTAGAGTTTGAACTTTTGGGTTTATTTGTGCCATAAAAAATATCCTTGTAAATTTTAAAGTTTCGATTATAGCTAAAAATCTCTTTTAAAATGAAATATAGTAAAATGAAGGTATGAAAAAATATTTAGCATTAAAAGCAAGTGCAGGAAGTGGTAAGACTTTTGCATTAACAGTACGATATATTAGTTTATTATTGATGGATGCAAAGCCTAGTGAAATTTTAACACTTACTTTTACAAATAAAGCTGCTGCTGAAATGAGTGAAAGAGTGTTTAAAACTTTACAAACTTTAGGTGATGATGAAGCATATTTAAGTGAGATAATAAAAGTATCAGGATTTTCTAAAGAAGAGATACTAGGTAAAAAATCTTTACTTTTAAAACATTTTATAAATGATACTTTGAGTATTTTTACAATTGATAAATTTGTAAATAAGATACTAAGAGAATTTTGTGGTTATATTGGAATAAGTGATGATTTTAAAATCCAAAATGATGATATGGAAGTTCTTAGTTACAAATATTTACAAAGTTTAGATGAAAATACTTTTAAAGATTTAGTAGAATTTTCGCTATATGAAAAGAAAAAATTTAATTCTATTTTTGAACTATTTAAGAGTCTAATAGAAAAAAACGAAAATATAAATTCTATAAATATTGATGCTAAATTATTAGATGTTTTAAAAGATGATATATTACAAAAAGCTTTAAAAATTAAAGAGCATATTTTAAATTGTCCAGTCGCAAGTGCTAGTGCAATAAAAGCAGTATCTTTTAATAATTTTGATGAATTATTTAACACTACATGGATTGAAAAAGAGACTATTTATGATTACTCATATTTTAAAAAATGTGCTAATGAAGATATAAATA comes from the Aliarcobacter cibarius genome and includes:
- the argB gene encoding acetylglutamate kinase, giving the protein MAQINPKVQTLIDAIPYFKKFYGKIIVIKYGGSAQTSDDLKEKFAQDIVLLTLLGIKPVVVHGGGARITELLNKLEIPSSFVDGYRVTCKESMRVVEMVLSGEINKNIASLLNFHGAKAIGISGKDSSIIKAVPKDGGKFGYTGDITEVNGELINNLIKEGFIPVIAPIANGDEPNHPGYNINADVAACEIAMALKAQKVIFLTDTIGVLNKNGELIQTLDKSNVEMFKKDGTIAGGMIPKVDSCIEAIHNGVNKAHIIDGRVEHSILLELFTSDGIGTQFIRADNPNNGIDIQKLLNN